TCGAAGCCGCCCAGCAGGCAATGTTGGATCTCGGCATCGACGACATCAGTTATCTGCATGCCGGATTGTGCCAGACGGGTCTGCCGCACTCCAAGCCGGATTCCGATAACGAACCCTGGCAGCGCAGCAATGGGAAATTCCACCTCATCGTGGAGCCCGGCGCCCTGGTCGACCCAGCGACAGGGAAAGCGAAAATGGTTGGCGTTCCCTACGGCGCCAAAGCGCGGCTGATCTTCTTGCACATCAATAGCGAAGGCATGAAGAGCAAGCACGTCTACCTCGGCAAGTCCATGTCGGCCTGGATGCGCCGGCTCGGGCTCGACGTGACGGGCGGCAAGACAGGCAGTATTCCGCAATTTAAGGAACAGTCCAAGCGGCTCGGTCGTGCTCGGTTCTCTTTCCAATTCGAAAGTGAAAACGGCATCGGCATTAGCGACACGCAAATCGCCGATAAACTCCATCTATGGGTAAGCGATGACGGTCCCTGGCTCGAGGAAATCGAACTGACGGACAAGTTCTTCGATCATCTCCGCGAGCATGCGGTTCCGCTTTCTGATCACGCGATCTCATATCTCTCCAGTTCCTGCCTCAAGCTCGATCTATATGCTTGGCTGGCCTGGCGCCTTCCGAAGCTCGGAAAGCCCTTGCGCCTCAGCTGGGACCAACTCAAAGACACTTTTTCTGCCCAAGGTGAGCCCGGCCGTCTGGCGGAGCGGCTCAAGCTCGCGCTCCCTGAGGTCAAGGACGTCTATCGCGACATGAATGTCGAGATCGCCCGTGGCGGGTTGCTGCTGAAACCGAGCAAGCCGCCGATCCCAAAGACCCTGATTGCCGTCAGCAAAAAGTAATCTCGGCCGGATCTGGCAGTTTGAGCGGCATGCCTGCATGCGTGAATGTGTCGGCCTGGTCCTGGACGGCGCCGACGTCATTGACCCACCAGTAGACAGGCTCGATGGTTTGGCGGAGGCGCCGTCGGCGCACCGACACCCATTCGATCGCCCCGAGCTTGGTCGGATTGTCCCAATGCCATCGCGGATGACGATTGTCATCCGGTTTCCATCGGCGCCCGTCGTCTTCATCATGTCGATCGTGTGCAAGATGACTCCTTCGGTGTCAGTTGGTGGCAGTGGGGTCGAGGAAATCAAGGCGGATCTCAATTCGATGTTCACCTCCGCCGATGCGGTGAATGATGTCTTGGACGCGATGGAAATGGCCCTTCGGCGCTTGGTCGAGTTCGATCCGCGCGCCGATCATTGGCAAGCACACCAGATCGGCATACCAATAGGCGTCCGAACCATTCTCAAAGAACCCAACCCGGAACATTGGCGCCTCCCTATAGATCAGCTGGAGGCGTCCAAGCCTTGCCAGCCTCGGTCAATTCCCAATCGGCGATCAGACCATTCTTGGTCACGCGCTTGACATAGCCGGCCTCTTCACAGGCTTGCATCGACACGATGCGCTTGCGACCCCAAGGGCGCCCCGCATCGACAGCGGCCTTGAATTCTTCCAGGGCATCTCGCTCGATTTTTCTCAGCGGCAGGGCTTGCGGAAACAGACCCCCCACGGGTTCCTCCTTCAATGGTGGCCGGCGTAGGCCGCACGGCCGGCATCGGTGATAAACAAGATCTGTCCCTTGAGATCGTGCCGGGTGCTGCTGGCGCCGGCCTTCCACCTGACCAGGCCGTCAGCGCCATGGTCAGGGCTCCGTGTATGGGTTAGTCGGCCGCGCGGCCGGTGCTGGAGCCAGTATTACCCTGGCCAGGAACGGTGCAAGTTGGCGGCTGGTGGGGAGTGCCGCCGTAGGCCAGCCGCTCATAGACGTCCTGCAACAGCATCTCGTCGCGAAGCTCCGTTTCCAGGCAATGGAATGGGCGGTTCATAAACCACGCCTGGTCGCTCTTGCCGACATCGGCGAATTTCAGCCCACGAACGGGGAACTCGCCATTGACGAAGCCAAGCACCGCCGTGATGCGCTGTTGGCCATCGAGCAGCCAGCGGTCATAGCGATAGCCGTCTTCCAGGTCCTTGTTGACCACGTAGGGCGGCA
The Desulfovibrio sp. DNA segment above includes these coding regions:
- a CDS encoding replication protein RepA; the protein is MSTLQVPQTSALSIHEQIEMFGLEACRDLVMTNNTLKPAERKKQVRRLEAAQQAMLDLGIDDISYLHAGLCQTGLPHSKPDSDNEPWQRSNGKFHLIVEPGALVDPATGKAKMVGVPYGAKARLIFLHINSEGMKSKHVYLGKSMSAWMRRLGLDVTGGKTGSIPQFKEQSKRLGRARFSFQFESENGIGISDTQIADKLHLWVSDDGPWLEEIELTDKFFDHLREHAVPLSDHAISYLSSSCLKLDLYAWLAWRLPKLGKPLRLSWDQLKDTFSAQGEPGRLAERLKLALPEVKDVYRDMNVEIARGGLLLKPSKPPIPKTLIAVSKK
- a CDS encoding DUF262 domain-containing protein — its product is MRQWRGSWFHAQDRAYCLEQVLPRGFHRDLLPGERPLGAFVLPPFQRPSVWTVQQQVRLIESILDELPVPPYVVNKDLEDGYRYDRWLLDGQQRITAVLGFVNGEFPVRGLKFADVGKSDQAWFMNRPFHCLETELRDEMLLQDVYERLAYGGTPHQPPTCTVPGQGNTGSSTGRAAD